A genomic stretch from Setaria italica strain Yugu1 chromosome VII, Setaria_italica_v2.0, whole genome shotgun sequence includes:
- the LOC101768737 gene encoding probable aspartyl protease At4g16563, with the protein MRLLCLAALLALNLLLQQQCHALLVPLTNTLCSLRGANGTTPLPVPVHHLIRSSSLRSAARHRRHRARGGTQTPSPGHHRQLSLPLAPGSDYTLSLSVGPASAAAPVSLFLDTGSDLVWFPCAPFTCMLCEGKPTPPGGHSAPLPPPPDSRRVPCASPLCSAAHSSAPPSDLCAAAGCPLEDIETASCGPSAHPCPPLYYAYGDGSLVAHLRRGRVGMAASVAVENFTFACAHTALAEPVGVAGFGRGPLSLPAQLSPSLSGRFSYCLVSHSFRADRLVRPSPLILGRSPDDAAGLGAAEAGGGGGFVYTPLLHNPRHPYFYSVALEAVSVGATRIPARPELGRVDRAGNGGMVVDSGTTFTMLPGETHARVVEAFARAMDAAGFARSERAEAQTGLAPCYRYAATDRGVPPLALHFRGNATVALPRRNYFMGFESEGGGGMGCLMLMNGGDGDDGPAGTLGNFQQQGFEVMYDVDAGRVGFARRRCTDLWDSLSRRGR; encoded by the coding sequence ATGCGCCTCCTCTGCTTGGCCGCTCTGCTCGCCctcaacctcctcctccagcagcaATGCCACGCCCTGCTCGTCCCGCTCACCAACACCCTCTGCTCGCTCCGCGGGGCCAACGGCACCACGCCCCTCCCAGTCCCCGTCCACCACCTcatccgctcctcctccctccgctcggccgcgcgccaccgccgccaccgcgcgcgcggGGGCACGCAAACGCCATCCCCCGGGCACCACCGCCAGCTCTCGCTCCCGCTCGCCCCGGGCAGCGACTACACGCTGTCCCTGTCCGTGGGGCCGGCGTCCGCCGCGGCCCCGGTGTCCCTCTTCCtcgacaccggcagcgaccTCGTCTGGTTCCCCTGCGCGCCCTTCACTTGCATGCTCTGCGAGGGCAAGCCCACGCCGCCGGGCGGCCACTCCgcgcccctcccgccgccgcccgactcGCGGCGCGTCCCCTGCGCGTCGCCGCTCTGCTCGGCGGCGCACTCCTCGGCGCCACCCTCCGACCTCTGCGCCGCGGCGGGGTGCCCGCTCGAGGACATCGAGACGGCCTCCTGCGGCCCGTCGGCACACCCGTGCCCGCCGCTCTACTACGCGTACGGGGACGGCAGCCTCGTGGCGCACCTCAGGCGGGGGCGCGTCGGGATGGCCGCGTCCGTGGCCGTGGAGAACTTCACCTTCGCGTGCGCGCACACGGCGCTCGCCGAGCCCGTCGGGGTGGCCGGGTTCGGGCGCGGCCCGCTCTCGCTGCCGGCGCAGCTCTCGCCGTCGCTCTCCGGCAGGTTCTCCTACTGCCTCGTGTCCCACTCCTTCCGCGCCGACCGGCTCGTCCGGCCCAGCCCCCTCATCCTCGGCCGGAGCCCGGATgacgccgccggcctcggcgccgccgaggcgggcggcggcggcggcttcgtgTACACGCCGCTGCTCCACAACCCGAGGCACCCGTACTTCTACTCGGTGGCGCTGGAGGCGGTCTCGGTGGGCGCGACGAGGATCCCGGCCCGCCCGGAGCTCGGGCGCGTGGACCGCGCCGGGAACGGTGGGATGGTGGTGGACTCGGGCACGACGTTCACCATGCTGCCCGGCGAGACGCACGCGCGGGTGGTCGAGGCGTTCGCGCGCGCCATGGACGCGGCGGGGTTCGCGCGCTCCGAGCGCGCCGAGGCGCAGACGGGGCTCGCGCCCTGCTACCGCTACGCCGCGACGGACCGCGGCGTGCCGCCGCTGGCGCTCCACTTCCGGGGCAACGCGACGGTGGCGCTGCCGCGGAGGAACTACTTCATGGGGTTCGAGAGCGAGGGGGGCGGCGGCATGGGGTGCCTGATGCTGATGAACGGcggggacggcgacgacgggccAGCCGGCACGCTGGGCAACTTCCAGCAGCAGGGGTTCGAGGTGATGTACGACGTGGACGCCGGCCGCGTCGGGTTTGCACGCCGCCGGTGTACGGACCTCTGGGACTCGCTGTCCCGCCGGGGACGATGA